A region from the Lolium perenne isolate Kyuss_39 chromosome 4, Kyuss_2.0, whole genome shotgun sequence genome encodes:
- the LOC127292892 gene encoding heat stress transcription factor A-2a: MDPFKFNGIVKEEEFEYFAGAAPDGYPPSSWAAADGYPPSSWAAIGAAADGSSWDGAGALAELPRPMDGLGEAGPTPFLNKTYEVVDDHSTDTVISWGVAGNSFVVWDAQAFSTVLLPRYFKHSNFSSFVRQLNTYGFRKVDPDRWEFAAEGFLRGQKELLKTIRRRRPQSSTPAQQQHHQQGTGPGPCLEVGQFGHEGEVHRLQRDKGILIAEVVKLRQQQQATREVMEAMEARLASTEQKQQQMTVFLARAMKSPSFLKMLVDRQDQQARRRELQDALSKKRRRPPIEYILPHQNGETGSGSGSYSPAAAHGYSPGLADGAALANGGEGVRADGGDGGGEDTESFWMELLSLGLEEKQREAGGGGDAEVDDDVDDEVDVLVQSLYHLNPNRTHNPE; the protein is encoded by the exons ATGGATCCGTTCAAGTTCAACGGCATCGTGAAAGAGGAGGAATTCGAGTACTTCGCGGGCGCCGCACCTGATGGCTATCCGCCATCCTCTTGGGCCGCCGCGGATGGCTATCCGCCGTCCTCTTGGGCTGCCATCGGCGCCGCAGCGGATGGCTCCTCGTGGGACGGCGCCGGCGCCCTGGCGGAGCTGCCACGGCCGATGGACGGGCTCGGCGAGGCCGGCCCGACGCCGTTCCTGAACAAGACGTACGAGGTGGTGGACGACCACAGCACGGACACCGTCATCTCCTGGGGCGTCGCCGGGAACAGCTTCGTGGTGTGGGACGCGCAAGCCTTCTCCACGGTGCTCCTCCCGCGCTACTTCAAGCACAGCAATTTCTCCAGCTTCGTCCGCCAGCTCAACACCTAT GGGTTCCGGAAGGTTGATCCGGACAGGTGGGAGTTCGCGGCGGAGGGGTTCCTGCGGGGGCAGAAGGAGCTGCTGAAGACGATCAGGCGTCGGCGGCCGCAGTCGAGCACGCCTgcgcagcagcagcaccaccagcaGGGGACGGGGCCGGGGCCGTGCCTGGAGGTGGGGCAGTTCGGGCACGAGGGCGAGGTGCACCGCCTGCAGCGCGACAAGGGCATCCTGATCGCGGAGGTGGTGAAGCTGCGGCAGCAACAACAGGCGACGCGGGAGGTGATGGAGGCCATGGAGGCGCGTCTCGCGTCCACTGAGCAGAAGCAGCAGCAGATGACGGTGTTCCTGGCGCGGGCGATGAAGAGCCCGAGCTTCCTCAAGATGCTCGTGGACCGGCAGGACCAGCAGGCGCGGAGGAGGGAGCTCCAGGACGCGCTCTCCAAGAAGCGCCGCCGGCCCCCGATCGAGTACATCCTGCCTCATCAAAACGGCGAGACCGGTAGTGGCAGTGGCAGCTACAGCCCCGCAGCGGCGCACGGGTACAGCCCCGGGCTCGCGGACGGCGCAGCGCTAGCGAACGGTGGCGAGGGCGTGCGCGCGGACGGAGGTGATGGAGGCGGGGAAGACACGGAGAGCTTCTGGATGGAGCTGCTGAGCCTGGGCCTGGAGGAGAAGCAGAGAGAAGCTGGGGGAGGTGGGGACGCTGAGGTGGACGACGACGTGGACGATGAGGTGGACGTTCTGGTGCAGAGCCTATACCACCTCAACCCAAACCGGACCCACAACCCTGAGTGA